One Defluviitoga tunisiensis genomic window carries:
- a CDS encoding D-alanine--D-alanine ligase family protein: MKVAIVTDEPRYKYFPNIESLKEDEQKKVTVNNLREALSNDFECLQLIFDENILYNLKRQDIELVFNLCNGIRGEAKLSQFPAILEFANIPYTGSSPEGHLLAGNKIYSNIMLEKEGVPVPKYEKIYNIKDLNYIKLKYPILIKPKDEGSSRGIHDDNLVFDKEELKSKVERLLKKYTSPLIASEFIDGREFTVGVLGNGSTIKILPILEIDFSNLPENINRFYSFEVKFKYANMTEYHIPPEIDEKAKINIENTAINAYNALCIRDYARIDIRVKDGVAYVLDVNSLPGLRKGYSDLTKMAEAEGLKYKDLIRLIVQNALKRYNLLDK; this comes from the coding sequence TTGAAAGTAGCTATTGTTACAGATGAACCAAGGTACAAATATTTTCCTAATATAGAAAGTTTAAAAGAGGACGAACAAAAAAAAGTCACAGTAAATAATTTAAGAGAAGCTTTATCTAATGATTTCGAGTGTCTGCAGCTTATTTTTGATGAAAATATACTTTATAATTTAAAGCGGCAAGACATAGAACTAGTTTTTAATTTGTGTAATGGCATACGAGGTGAAGCCAAACTATCACAGTTTCCTGCCATTTTAGAATTTGCTAATATTCCGTATACTGGGTCTTCACCAGAAGGGCATTTGTTAGCTGGAAATAAAATATATTCTAATATTATGCTTGAAAAAGAAGGTGTACCTGTTCCAAAATATGAAAAAATATATAATATAAAAGATCTAAATTATATTAAGTTAAAATATCCCATTTTAATTAAACCAAAAGATGAAGGTTCTAGTAGAGGAATTCACGATGATAATCTAGTGTTTGATAAAGAGGAATTGAAATCGAAGGTCGAGAGGCTGTTGAAAAAATATACTTCTCCCCTTATTGCAAGTGAGTTTATTGATGGAAGAGAATTTACTGTTGGTGTTTTGGGTAATGGTTCTACAATAAAAATACTACCAATACTTGAAATTGATTTTTCGAATTTACCGGAAAATATAAATAGATTTTATAGCTTTGAGGTAAAATTTAAATATGCGAATATGACTGAATATCATATACCTCCAGAAATCGATGAAAAGGCTAAGATTAATATCGAAAATACTGCAATTAATGCTTACAATGCGTTATGTATTCGTGATTACGCTCGAATAGATATTAGAGTAAAAGATGGAGTTGCTTATGTTTTAGATGTAAATTCTTTACCAGGTTTAAGAAAAGGATATAGTGATTTAACAAAAATGGCTGAGGCAGAAGGTTTGAAATATAAGGATCTAATCAGATTAATTGTTCAAAATGCTCTAAAGAGGTATAATCTTCTTGACAAGTGA
- a CDS encoding deoxyribonuclease IV, with product MIELGAHMKISKGFKKVPQDTVNIGGNTFQIFTHSPRTWSMKQPTDQEVDEFKLNMKKFNIRFESVLVHSSYLINLASPKEDIWEKSIDTMIEEIKATNKLGIFFYNFHPGSHLGVGEEFGINRIVEALDIIFSKIKDTQVTILLENVAKKGGNIGYSMKHLGSIINASRFKNRLGITFDTCHGFDSNYDIRSKAGVLKLLDDIEKNMGLEKLKMIHLNDSKYDLGAGKDRHEFIGKGYIGIKGFETFLSFDEICNLPLLLETPGDDKEHAEDIQVIKNILKKIGKLEE from the coding sequence GTGATTGAACTTGGTGCTCATATGAAGATATCTAAAGGATTTAAAAAAGTTCCCCAAGACACCGTAAACATTGGTGGAAACACTTTTCAAATATTTACTCATTCTCCTAGGACATGGAGTATGAAACAACCTACCGATCAAGAAGTTGATGAATTTAAACTCAATATGAAAAAATTTAACATACGTTTTGAAAGTGTTCTTGTACATTCAAGTTATCTGATTAATTTAGCGTCTCCAAAAGAGGATATTTGGGAAAAATCAATTGATACTATGATTGAAGAAATAAAAGCAACTAATAAGCTGGGTATATTCTTTTATAATTTTCATCCTGGCAGCCATTTGGGTGTTGGAGAAGAGTTTGGAATCAACAGAATAGTTGAAGCATTGGATATTATTTTTTCGAAGATAAAAGACACACAAGTAACCATTTTACTAGAAAATGTTGCAAAAAAAGGCGGAAACATCGGATATAGCATGAAACATTTGGGATCGATTATAAATGCTTCACGGTTTAAAAATAGGCTAGGTATAACTTTCGATACATGTCATGGTTTTGATTCAAATTATGATATACGATCAAAAGCAGGCGTCCTAAAATTACTTGATGACATTGAGAAAAATATGGGTCTAGAAAAACTAAAAATGATTCATTTGAATGATTCAAAATATGATTTAGGGGCAGGAAAAGACCGACATGAATTCATTGGAAAAGGTTATATAGGAATTAAAGGATTTGAGACTTTCCTTTCTTTTGATGAAATTTGTAATCTGCCATTATTGTTAGAAACTCCAGGAGACGACAAAGAACATGCTGAAGATATTCAAGTAATTAAAAATATTCTTAAAAAGATTGGAAAACTAGAGGAATAA
- a CDS encoding GlmL-related ornithine degradation protein, whose product MKIDLLVAEIGSTTTVLTAFQTIGSDLSILVQSEYKTTIPEGDVTIGIEKALDIISKKLGEKIQWNKFLATSSAAGGLTVTVHGLVYDMTVKAAQEASLGAGAIIKYVTAGRLRDSQLTRIKNINPKLIILSGGVDYGEEDIVIENAKLLASLPLKSPVVYAGNCAIQDDIKEIFDEQNKKIIITENVYPKVDQLNVEPARKIIQEVFSKHIINAPGMGKVYEIVDEEIIPTPAAVVHTTELLSTLYDDVLTIDIGGATTDIVSVTDGSPEIQKILVSPEPKTKRTVDGDLGIYLNAPHVIDLIGKENIKNLFSNYDELLKNLTPFPKNNLEEEFSAFLAKYCLLTAIKRHAGKINYVYTPLGRQKIAQGKDLTAIKVLFGTGGILSRSKYRKKIMESFLTHKFSEDLLIPSKEVKFAYDKNYIFANIGIIGKYYKDEALSLLRNDVEFI is encoded by the coding sequence ATGAAAATTGATTTACTTGTTGCAGAAATTGGTAGCACTACAACTGTTCTAACTGCCTTTCAAACTATAGGTAGTGACTTGTCTATATTAGTTCAAAGTGAATACAAAACTACTATACCCGAAGGTGATGTAACTATCGGGATAGAAAAAGCTTTAGATATTATTTCCAAAAAGTTAGGAGAAAAAATTCAATGGAATAAATTTTTAGCTACATCTTCCGCTGCAGGGGGTCTTACAGTTACTGTTCATGGGCTAGTTTATGATATGACCGTAAAAGCTGCTCAAGAAGCCTCCTTAGGTGCCGGAGCTATTATAAAATATGTAACTGCAGGAAGATTGAGAGACAGTCAATTAACTCGAATAAAAAATATCAATCCTAAATTAATTATTCTTTCGGGGGGAGTTGATTATGGAGAAGAAGACATTGTTATTGAAAACGCAAAACTTCTAGCCTCTCTACCCCTTAAATCTCCGGTTGTTTACGCAGGAAATTGTGCTATTCAAGATGATATAAAAGAGATTTTTGACGAGCAAAACAAAAAAATAATAATAACTGAAAATGTGTATCCTAAAGTCGATCAATTAAATGTGGAACCTGCACGAAAAATTATTCAAGAAGTTTTCTCTAAACATATAATAAATGCCCCAGGTATGGGAAAAGTTTACGAGATAGTTGATGAAGAAATAATTCCAACTCCTGCTGCAGTTGTACATACTACAGAGCTATTAAGCACTTTATATGACGACGTTCTGACAATTGATATTGGTGGAGCTACTACAGATATTGTATCGGTAACCGATGGATCACCCGAAATACAAAAAATCTTAGTCTCACCCGAACCTAAAACAAAAAGAACTGTTGATGGTGATTTGGGCATATATCTAAATGCTCCACATGTTATAGACTTGATTGGAAAAGAAAATATCAAAAATCTTTTTAGCAATTATGATGAATTATTGAAAAATCTCACGCCTTTTCCTAAAAACAATTTAGAAGAAGAATTTAGCGCTTTTTTAGCAAAATATTGTCTTTTAACTGCTATCAAGAGGCATGCAGGTAAAATCAATTATGTTTATACCCCATTAGGTCGACAAAAAATAGCCCAAGGTAAGGATTTAACAGCTATTAAAGTATTATTTGGAACAGGAGGTATCTTATCTCGTTCGAAATATCGAAAAAAAATCATGGAAAGTTTTTTAACCCATAAATTCTCTGAAGATTTACTTATTCCATCCAAAGAAGTAAAATTTGCATATGATAAAAATTACATATTTGCAAACATTGGTATAATTGGAAAATATTATAAAGATGAAGCATTAAGCCTATTAAGAAATGATGTTGAATTCATATAA
- the aspC gene encoding aspartate aminotransferase, producing MELSKTMELNSRAMELQSKGEKVIRLTAGEPDIRTPDSIIEAAYLAMKSGKTKYTDNRGILELRRKISQYVNNRYLANYNENNVIVTNGGKQAIFNALFSIINPGDEIIIFDPSWVSYDSQIRMLEGIPIHIKCYEENNFLPLREDIEKAITNKTKAIIINSPNNPTGIVYPKSLLEFIVSLSITHNLLIISDEVYDCLLYDHSYTSMTSFDAIKEQLIVVNSFSKAWSMTGWRVGYALAPEEIISQMAKIQSHSTSNVNTPSQYAALKALSVDNSFMVEEFKKRRDYLFEEFKKLNLKFVKPQGAFYYFINISEFGLNDIEFCEKLLEYGLAVVPGSAFYADGFIRLSFAASFNELVEATKILKTFFRDRRHVFNEN from the coding sequence TTGGAATTATCAAAAACCATGGAATTAAATTCACGAGCTATGGAGTTACAAAGCAAAGGAGAAAAAGTAATAAGACTAACTGCTGGGGAACCAGATATTAGGACACCAGATTCAATCATAGAAGCTGCATATTTAGCTATGAAAAGTGGTAAAACTAAGTACACAGATAATAGAGGGATATTAGAACTTAGAAGAAAAATTTCGCAATACGTAAACAATAGATATTTAGCTAATTATAATGAAAATAATGTAATAGTAACCAATGGAGGAAAACAGGCAATTTTCAATGCTTTATTTTCTATCATCAATCCTGGTGATGAAATTATCATCTTTGATCCTTCTTGGGTAAGCTATGATTCTCAAATTAGAATGCTTGAAGGCATACCTATTCATATAAAATGTTATGAAGAAAATAATTTTTTGCCATTAAGAGAAGACATAGAAAAAGCCATAACAAATAAAACAAAAGCGATTATAATTAACTCCCCTAATAATCCAACAGGTATTGTATATCCAAAATCTCTTTTAGAATTTATTGTATCTTTATCAATTACTCATAATTTACTAATTATCAGTGATGAAGTTTACGATTGTTTATTGTATGACCATTCATACACTTCCATGACTTCTTTTGACGCAATTAAAGAACAATTAATTGTTGTAAACAGTTTTTCTAAAGCATGGTCGATGACCGGTTGGAGAGTTGGATATGCTTTAGCACCTGAAGAAATTATTAGCCAAATGGCAAAAATTCAATCGCATTCTACTTCAAATGTTAATACTCCTTCTCAATATGCAGCATTAAAAGCTTTAAGTGTTGATAATTCATTTATGGTAGAAGAATTTAAAAAAAGGAGAGATTACCTCTTTGAAGAATTTAAGAAATTAAACTTGAAATTTGTCAAACCTCAGGGAGCATTTTACTATTTTATTAACATTTCTGAATTTGGTTTAAATGACATAGAATTTTGTGAAAAATTGTTGGAATATGGATTAGCCGTTGTTCCAGGATCTGCTTTTTATGCTGATGGATTTATTAGACTTTCATTTGCAGCTTCTTTTAATGAATTAGTCGAAGCAACAAAAATTCTAAAAACTTTTTTTAGAGATAGGAGACATGTATTCAATGAAAATTGA
- the rlmD gene encoding 23S rRNA (uracil(1939)-C(5))-methyltransferase RlmD, with protein MQNNDLKGQEEVNLVVEKLVYGGYGMARYEGKIYLIENSYPGDFLKVIPSKITKNLVFAKPVEIITASNYRIPSSCKHYPACGGCQWLDCKYEYQLEAKTNIVKEQLSRIGKIDDSFVKNTIKSDIIWEYRNRMEYTFENNQVLKLGLKEKRSNNVLNIFSCPISPKEFDNIKNGIRSLAEKLGLSVYNKKNRTGILKHLVLRKAFYTNQLMAIIVTHTEYLPAENEIKEYFQKHYHINSLIHVMNSSDKIILRGPYRTLLGEGVIEEEFDGFKFQIPPTSFFQNNYNVTKKILRYILDYFKNNSNRSDTLLDLYSGVGLFSVYYAPLFKFVESVESSKVSVKASFSNANINSIKNIKFTQGLVKDFLVKNKTKKFDFVIVDPPRNGLYKKEIDLISNITNKAVIYVSCDPSTLARDLSIFLKKDFNLMSVQPFDMFPNTYHIENVVILEKKY; from the coding sequence ATGCAAAATAATGATTTAAAAGGTCAAGAAGAGGTTAATTTAGTTGTAGAAAAACTTGTTTATGGTGGTTATGGAATGGCTAGATATGAAGGAAAAATTTATTTAATAGAAAACTCTTATCCAGGAGATTTCTTAAAGGTCATTCCATCTAAGATCACCAAAAATCTAGTTTTCGCTAAACCAGTTGAGATTATTACTGCTTCTAATTATAGGATACCTTCATCTTGTAAACATTATCCAGCATGTGGAGGTTGTCAGTGGTTAGATTGTAAATATGAGTATCAATTGGAGGCAAAAACAAATATTGTAAAGGAACAATTATCGAGAATAGGTAAAATAGATGATTCTTTTGTCAAAAACACCATAAAAAGTGATATAATTTGGGAGTATAGAAATAGAATGGAATATACTTTTGAAAATAACCAAGTTTTGAAGCTTGGTTTAAAAGAAAAACGTTCGAACAATGTGCTCAATATCTTTTCTTGTCCTATTTCTCCCAAAGAGTTTGATAACATTAAAAACGGTATACGAAGTTTAGCTGAGAAATTAGGCTTATCAGTATACAATAAAAAAAACAGAACAGGAATTTTAAAACATTTAGTGCTACGAAAAGCATTCTACACTAATCAGCTTATGGCTATAATCGTTACTCATACTGAATACTTACCTGCTGAAAATGAAATTAAAGAATATTTTCAAAAACATTACCATATAAATTCATTAATTCATGTAATGAACAGTTCTGATAAAATTATTTTAAGAGGACCTTATAGAACGCTTTTAGGAGAAGGTGTAATTGAAGAAGAATTTGATGGCTTTAAATTTCAAATTCCTCCAACCTCTTTTTTCCAGAATAACTACAATGTTACAAAAAAAATTTTGAGGTATATTTTAGATTATTTTAAAAATAACTCCAATAGGTCTGATACTCTTTTAGACCTTTACAGTGGAGTAGGTCTTTTCTCAGTATACTATGCACCTTTATTCAAATTTGTTGAATCGGTTGAAAGCTCAAAAGTTTCTGTAAAAGCTTCTTTTTCAAATGCTAATATTAATTCTATAAAAAATATAAAATTTACTCAAGGACTTGTGAAGGACTTTCTTGTTAAGAATAAAACTAAAAAATTTGATTTTGTTATAGTAGATCCCCCACGAAATGGATTATATAAGAAAGAAATTGATTTGATTTCAAATATTACAAATAAGGCTGTTATTTACGTTTCATGCGATCCATCTACATTAGCAAGAGATTTAAGTATTTTTCTTAAAAAAGACTTTAATTTAATGTCTGTTCAACCGTTTGATATGTTCCCAAACACTTATCATATAGAAAATGTGGTTATTTTGGAGAAAAAATATTGA
- the argS gene encoding arginine--tRNA ligase, with translation MEIISLIKEQIDNALKELGLANFSEEYVVEIPPQDDLGDFSSNISFLLAKKFKKNPKVISQELSEKLSKNNFFTKVENVNGFLNLFLSPSVYQRICSHIISHPRNYGKIDIGKGKIIQFEFASVNPTGPLTIAHGRQAVMGDVIGNIYEQTGHIVQKEMYLNDAGRQIKLLARSLWVRYNELLGSHYEIPEDGYVGEYLIETARTLINKYGDLYKDKWNSEIENLFMEEAVEDMLNKMLYTLKQLDIYFDIVFSEKLLFKNNIVNSTLNQLKSKGFVYEKDGALWFKVSDLIEENDKVLIRSNDNMPTYFCDDIAYHYYKYLRGFDQVIDILGSDHHGHIPRMMASIKALGLPEDFLKIILHQFVNIKKDDELIRMSTRRGEFYTLDELINKVGKDAVRYFFAMVDPDTTLNFDVDLAIKKSNENPVFYVQYAHARICSIFKEAEKRGIKYERFLGLSNLDKYEEKALLRELALFPNSLVNASLQFKPNLLTQYLEKVSSRFHHFYNSLSVLNADNYDLMQARLNLCEATKIVLNRGLSILGVSAPESM, from the coding sequence ATGGAAATTATTTCTTTAATAAAAGAGCAAATTGATAACGCTCTTAAAGAATTAGGATTAGCTAATTTTTCTGAAGAATATGTTGTTGAAATTCCTCCTCAAGATGACCTAGGAGACTTTTCTTCAAATATCTCTTTTTTACTAGCTAAAAAGTTTAAAAAGAATCCTAAAGTTATTTCTCAAGAACTCTCCGAAAAACTCTCTAAGAATAACTTTTTTACAAAGGTAGAAAATGTTAATGGTTTTTTAAATTTGTTTCTTTCTCCTTCAGTTTATCAGAGAATATGTTCTCATATAATAAGTCACCCAAGAAACTACGGTAAAATTGATATAGGTAAAGGAAAAATTATTCAATTTGAATTCGCCAGTGTTAATCCAACAGGACCACTAACCATAGCTCATGGAAGACAAGCTGTAATGGGAGATGTAATTGGAAATATATATGAGCAAACTGGACATATTGTTCAGAAAGAAATGTATCTGAATGATGCAGGAAGACAAATCAAACTTTTAGCAAGATCATTATGGGTTCGATATAATGAGTTATTAGGTTCTCATTATGAAATACCTGAAGATGGATATGTAGGTGAATATTTAATTGAAACTGCTAGAACCCTTATAAACAAGTACGGTGATCTGTATAAAGACAAATGGAACAGCGAGATTGAAAACTTATTCATGGAAGAAGCTGTAGAAGATATGCTTAATAAGATGCTTTACACTTTAAAACAACTTGATATATATTTCGATATCGTATTTAGTGAAAAACTTTTGTTCAAAAACAATATAGTAAACTCAACTTTAAATCAACTAAAATCCAAAGGTTTTGTTTATGAAAAAGATGGTGCGTTATGGTTTAAAGTTTCAGACCTTATAGAAGAAAATGATAAAGTATTAATTCGGTCAAATGACAACATGCCAACATACTTTTGCGATGATATTGCCTATCATTATTATAAATATTTACGAGGTTTTGACCAAGTTATTGATATTTTAGGTTCAGATCATCATGGCCATATACCTAGAATGATGGCGTCTATTAAAGCATTAGGACTTCCTGAAGATTTCTTAAAGATTATACTTCATCAATTTGTTAATATTAAAAAAGATGATGAACTAATCAGAATGTCCACAAGAAGAGGTGAGTTTTATACCCTTGACGAGCTCATCAACAAAGTTGGAAAAGATGCTGTAAGGTATTTTTTTGCTATGGTAGATCCGGATACAACCTTGAATTTTGATGTAGATTTAGCAATCAAAAAATCTAATGAAAATCCGGTTTTCTATGTGCAATATGCACACGCTAGGATATGTAGTATTTTTAAAGAAGCTGAAAAAAGAGGAATAAAATATGAAAGATTTTTGGGATTAAGTAATCTAGATAAATATGAGGAAAAAGCCTTATTGAGAGAATTAGCTTTATTTCCTAATTCCTTAGTAAATGCCTCTTTACAATTTAAGCCCAATCTATTAACACAGTATTTAGAAAAAGTATCTTCGAGATTCCATCATTTTTATAACTCTCTATCTGTACTTAATGCAGATAACTATGATCTAATGCAAGCTAGGCTTAATCTTTGTGAAGCGACAAAAATTGTTTTAAATAGAGGGCTTTCTATTTTAGGTGTTAGTGCTCCAGAAAGCATGTGA
- a CDS encoding amino acid ABC transporter permease, translating into MTFIEIVQSSWKYMLDGLWITLFLTMSSVIIGFFIAIFLSLSKMYGNKVLYTISNCYIEIIRGTPLLVQLFILYYSLPVIGIRLSPLTASIISFFLNSSAYQAEYLRGAIQSISSGQMQAALSIGMTKWQSIRFVILPQAIRRFIPSWTNEFIYLLKYSSLSYIVGAPEIMAQAKFVASRNFEFFKVYLFAGIIYFLLVTVFSEIFRYIENKLKIPGTLSQARE; encoded by the coding sequence ATGACTTTTATTGAAATTGTTCAAAGTTCCTGGAAATATATGTTGGATGGATTATGGATCACATTATTTTTAACAATGTCATCTGTAATAATTGGCTTTTTTATAGCTATATTCCTTTCTTTATCTAAAATGTATGGAAATAAGGTTTTATATACTATTAGTAATTGTTATATAGAAATAATTAGAGGTACTCCTCTGCTAGTTCAACTATTTATTTTATATTATAGTTTGCCTGTCATAGGTATTAGATTATCACCACTAACAGCATCTATAATCTCTTTTTTCTTAAACTCATCTGCATATCAAGCTGAATATTTACGGGGTGCTATTCAATCAATTAGTTCAGGACAAATGCAAGCAGCACTTTCGATTGGAATGACAAAATGGCAATCTATTCGATTTGTCATTTTACCTCAAGCCATTCGTAGATTTATTCCTTCTTGGACTAATGAGTTTATTTATTTATTAAAATACTCCTCGCTTTCCTACATTGTAGGAGCACCTGAAATAATGGCTCAAGCAAAGTTCGTTGCTAGTCGTAACTTTGAATTTTTCAAGGTTTATCTTTTTGCTGGAATTATTTACTTTCTATTGGTTACTGTTTTTAGTGAGATTTTTAGATATATTGAAAATAAACTAAAAATACCAGGCACTTTATCTCAAGCAAGAGAATAA
- a CDS encoding amino acid ABC transporter ATP-binding protein, producing the protein MISKNNSNQVILRVENVHKSFNGNEVLKGISFNVNKGETKVIIGPSGTGKSTLLMCINRLVEVDSGKIYLENKDITSAKNVHKIRQEIGFVFQHFNLFEHLNVLDNVKLGLIKVKKINKDEATDIALKELERVGLKNKIELYPAQLSGGQKQRVAIARALAMNPKLMLFDEPTSALDPELIGEVLGVMIELAKSGMTMLCVTHELGFARAVADEIIFMEGGVIVEQGSPLEMFNNPKKERTKEFLNKLTKLYGKEENQ; encoded by the coding sequence ATGATTAGCAAAAATAATTCTAATCAAGTAATATTAAGAGTAGAGAATGTACATAAAAGCTTTAACGGAAATGAAGTCTTGAAAGGCATTTCTTTTAATGTTAACAAAGGAGAAACCAAGGTTATTATTGGTCCAAGTGGCACTGGTAAAAGTACTTTGTTAATGTGTATTAATAGATTAGTAGAAGTTGATTCGGGAAAAATATATCTAGAAAATAAAGATATAACTTCTGCAAAAAATGTTCATAAAATAAGACAAGAAATCGGCTTTGTATTTCAACATTTCAATTTATTTGAACATCTTAATGTACTCGATAATGTTAAGTTAGGTTTGATCAAAGTTAAGAAAATAAATAAAGATGAGGCCACAGATATTGCATTAAAAGAGCTAGAACGAGTTGGTTTAAAAAATAAAATTGAACTCTATCCAGCACAACTTTCCGGAGGTCAGAAACAAAGAGTTGCAATAGCTCGAGCTTTGGCTATGAATCCAAAATTAATGTTGTTTGATGAACCCACTTCTGCATTAGACCCAGAATTAATAGGTGAGGTTTTAGGGGTAATGATAGAATTGGCAAAAAGTGGAATGACTATGCTTTGTGTAACCCACGAGTTGGGTTTTGCTAGAGCTGTCGCAGATGAAATTATTTTTATGGAAGGTGGGGTAATTGTTGAACAGGGTTCTCCTTTAGAAATGTTTAACAACCCTAAAAAAGAAAGGACAAAAGAGTTTTTAAATAAATTAACAAAATTGTACGGGAAGGAAGAAAATCAATGA
- a CDS encoding amino acid ABC transporter permease, which yields MENLKIIIDSLPHLLKGTLVTLELAFFSIVLGFVVSIIVALGQLYGNKFVRAFFLFYERLLRSLPELVILFLIFYGLPLIGIRLNPLFASIVGLGLRSSAYQSQIFRGAISSLPKGQVDAAYSLGMTKFQTFFNVIFPQAFRISLSGWTNEAAVVLKDTSLAYALGVIELLRQGTYIIAVTNKPLLIYLICGLIYFVLTFSLSKGLGYVEKKLEIPGYEVRRV from the coding sequence TTGGAAAATTTAAAAATTATTATTGATTCTCTACCACATCTTTTAAAAGGAACTTTAGTTACTCTAGAACTAGCTTTTTTTAGCATAGTTCTAGGATTTGTTGTATCTATTATAGTTGCTTTAGGTCAGCTTTATGGGAACAAGTTTGTTCGTGCCTTTTTTCTATTTTACGAAAGATTATTGCGAAGTCTTCCTGAATTAGTTATTTTATTTTTAATATTTTATGGTCTTCCTCTAATAGGAATAAGACTTAATCCATTGTTCGCTTCTATTGTTGGGCTGGGGTTAAGAAGCTCTGCTTATCAATCTCAGATATTTAGAGGAGCTATTTCTTCACTACCTAAAGGACAAGTCGATGCAGCATACTCCTTAGGAATGACAAAATTTCAAACTTTTTTTAATGTTATTTTTCCTCAGGCTTTTCGAATATCTTTATCTGGATGGACTAACGAAGCTGCCGTAGTTTTAAAGGATACATCTTTAGCTTATGCACTTGGAGTTATTGAATTATTAAGACAAGGTACTTACATAATAGCTGTTACAAACAAACCTTTACTTATATACCTAATATGTGGGTTGATTTATTTTGTACTAACATTTTCATTGAGTAAAGGACTAGGTTATGTTGAGAAAAAACTTGAAATTCCTGGATATGAAGTAAGGAGAGTGTAA
- a CDS encoding basic amino acid ABC transporter substrate-binding protein, whose amino-acid sequence MFKRAFLFFIAVLTPLLFVFGVTYKVGTEASFPPFEYVENGQFVGFDIDLIREIGKLKGFNVEVIDISFDSLIPSLTTGNIDIIAAGMTITEDRQKVVDFTIPYYSGDQSILVRKDSDFDITVLFGNHKIGVQTGTTGDLWVTEHLSDKNIIPKKNITRYDTFNFAVRDLVNKNIDAIVLDNPVSERFTKTDPVKIVGIIKTEESYGMAVKKGNKELLNLLNSGIQELQKNGKLDELIEKYFK is encoded by the coding sequence ATGTTTAAAAGAGCTTTTTTGTTTTTCATAGCAGTTTTAACACCGCTACTTTTTGTTTTTGGGGTTACTTATAAAGTTGGGACAGAAGCTTCTTTTCCACCTTTTGAATATGTAGAAAACGGACAGTTTGTAGGCTTTGATATTGATTTGATTAGAGAAATAGGAAAATTAAAAGGGTTCAATGTTGAAGTTATCGATATCAGTTTTGACTCTTTAATCCCATCTTTGACAACAGGCAATATTGATATAATTGCTGCAGGAATGACTATTACTGAAGATAGGCAAAAGGTTGTTGACTTTACAATTCCTTATTATAGTGGCGATCAAAGCATCTTAGTAAGAAAAGATTCGGATTTTGATATTACTGTTCTATTTGGAAACCACAAAATAGGAGTCCAAACTGGCACTACCGGAGATCTCTGGGTTACTGAACATCTTTCAGATAAAAATATCATACCAAAGAAAAACATTACTAGATACGACACATTTAATTTTGCGGTTAGAGACCTAGTAAATAAAAATATTGATGCTATAGTTCTAGATAATCCTGTTTCTGAAAGATTTACTAAAACAGATCCTGTTAAAATTGTTGGAATCATAAAAACTGAGGAAAGTTACGGAATGGCTGTCAAGAAAGGAAACAAAGAATTATTAAATCTTTTAAATAGTGGTATTCAAGAGTTACAAAAAAACGGAAAGCTCGACGAACTTATTGAAAAGTATTTTAAATAG